From the genome of Microcoleus sp. FACHB-831:
TTTCTCTCCTGCTGCGAGACAGGTCTGGGTTTACCCGAAATCACAGATGATATTTTGACACTCTCCACTGGTTTTTTGTGTGCTGGTGCCAGAAGCGTTGTCAGTACTCTCTGGGCAGTCAACGACTTGGCTACAGCGATATTTTCCATCTTCTACTATCAGCATCGACAACAAGGCTGTAGTCGCCCTGAAGCTGTGCGGCAAGCCCAAATCAAATTGCGTGAATTGAACAAAGAGGAACTACTCAATAGAGAAGATATAAAAGAACTATCCAGGCAGGCAGAAGCTGGACGAAAGCAGGCAAGGAACAAGCGCAGCCAATATGAGTCAGGTTCAGCCAACTATTTGAATTGGGATCGTGAATATCGGAAATACGCCTCAGTTACAAATCAGATTCACAGTGTAAAAAATTCTCAAGACGAAGAACCCTTCTCGCATCCTCGCTACTGGGCTGCTTTTACTTGCTCTGGCTTACGCTAATTGCATCAGGGATAGAGTTTACAGGTGCAGTTGTCGTATTTACTACAAGTGGATTCCATATAAATCGCCCATTTCGGTAACCAATTTCGCCATGCTAAAGCGACAAATAGCATTTTATAGCGATCGCTCCAAAAGCCAGACAGCAGGATAAATGATGGGGCGGTAAATTAGGGGGTCGCGGCCAAAAGTTAAGATAGCTAGATCAATTTTCTGATTATATATCTAGCATCCAGCCACTTGGCCATCTAGGCTTGCAGTTGCGGCGGGTAAATAGCCTTGAGTATCTCTGGAGCAGGCCGAATCGGTAAAGTGCTTTAAGGCTAAAGTTACTGAAATTTTAGTCATTGCCTCGGCACTTTTTTCTTAAACTGCAATTGCAGTTGTCCTGGAGATTAAAGAGATCTCCAGAGAAACTGTAATTGCAGTTTAACTATAATTACCTTAGTTATTCTATATTTACAAACCTCTATATTTTGGATACATCTTAAAAACCAGGTGTTGATAAATAATTAATGATTCAGTAGGCAATTTTAAAATTTACAAACATTGTGAGCGAACTGAGTTATAAAAAAGCCTCCCGACCGTTGGGAGGTTTAATATAGCAACTGCCAAGGCGCTTAAGGCATAAACTAGAAGTAGACCTTAATAAAACCTCCGGCTATACCTCCGCCCGCGCGTATGCCCAAACCCTACAGTTACGATCTCCGCTCAATTGGTAGTGCAAGCCATCAAGTTGGATGGCCTAAAGATTAGTGAAGCAAGTCAAATATTTAGTATTAGTCGCGACACAATCAGGCTATGGCTGAAGCGGGAACGAGAAACTGGGGACTTTCAAGCATTGCCGAATAAACCGCTTGGGAATGGTCATAAAATCACTAACTGGGAAAAATTCAGAGAATTTGTAGAAGTCAATGGAGATAAGACCCAAGTAGAGATGGCAGCAATGTGGCAGGGGGAAATTAGCGCCAGGACT
Proteins encoded in this window:
- a CDS encoding IS630 transposase-related protein, producing the protein MQAIKLDGLKISEASQIFSISRDTIRLWLKRERETGDFQALPNKPLGNGHKITNWEKFREFVEVNGDKTQVEMAAMWQGEISARTISRALKKIVFSRKKNLWLSRAR